A part of Funiculus sociatus GB2-C1 genomic DNA contains:
- a CDS encoding glycosyltransferase family 4 protein produces MKILVLTWEFPPRIVGGIARHVGELYPEIAKLGHEVHLLTVEFGHAPLYEVVDGVHVHRVPVGCGHDFFHWVVNLNQSMGIHGGKLMMEEGPFDLIHAHDWLVGDAAIALKHNFKVPLVATVHATEFGRYNGIYNDDHRYISGKEKLLAYNAWRIIVCTNYMRQEVERALESPWDKIDVIYNGIRPEKKRRAQEFDAWNFRGRFAEDREKIVYYVGRMSHEKGVSVLLNAAPKVIWEMEGNVKIVIIGGGNTDPLKQQAWNLGIWDKCYFTGFMSDADLDKFQTVADCAVFPSLYEPFGIVALESFAARVSVVVSDTGGLPEVVQHTKTGVVTQTNNADSLAWGILEVLKNPAYAQWLVDNAYKDLERRFSWTKIAKQTEEVYQTVVQERSQVHWA; encoded by the coding sequence ATGAAGATTTTGGTACTAACTTGGGAGTTTCCGCCGCGCATTGTGGGAGGGATTGCCCGCCATGTAGGAGAGTTATATCCAGAGATTGCCAAGCTGGGGCATGAAGTCCACTTGCTGACGGTAGAGTTTGGTCATGCGCCACTGTATGAGGTGGTGGATGGTGTACACGTGCATCGGGTGCCAGTCGGTTGCGGTCACGACTTCTTCCACTGGGTTGTGAATCTAAACCAAAGCATGGGGATTCACGGTGGTAAACTGATGATGGAAGAAGGGCCGTTTGATTTGATCCACGCGCATGATTGGCTGGTAGGAGATGCCGCGATCGCGCTCAAGCACAACTTTAAAGTTCCCCTAGTTGCCACTGTCCACGCCACAGAATTTGGACGTTACAACGGCATCTACAACGACGACCACCGATATATTAGTGGCAAAGAAAAGCTTCTCGCCTATAACGCATGGCGGATAATTGTCTGTACCAACTATATGCGGCAAGAAGTAGAACGGGCTTTAGAAAGTCCTTGGGACAAAATTGATGTAATTTACAACGGCATCCGACCGGAGAAGAAACGCAGGGCGCAGGAATTTGATGCTTGGAACTTCCGCGGTCGCTTTGCTGAAGACAGGGAAAAAATTGTCTATTACGTCGGTAGAATGTCCCACGAGAAGGGCGTTTCCGTGCTGCTGAATGCTGCCCCGAAGGTAATTTGGGAAATGGAAGGTAACGTCAAAATTGTGATTATTGGCGGCGGTAACACCGACCCTCTCAAACAGCAAGCTTGGAATTTAGGCATTTGGGACAAGTGCTATTTCACAGGCTTTATGTCTGATGCTGATTTAGATAAATTTCAAACCGTTGCCGATTGCGCCGTATTTCCCAGCCTTTACGAACCCTTTGGCATTGTTGCCTTAGAAAGCTTTGCCGCTCGCGTTTCAGTTGTAGTATCAGACACGGGTGGTTTACCAGAAGTCGTGCAACACACCAAAACTGGAGTTGTGACTCAGACAAATAACGCTGATTCTCTGGCTTGGGGAATCTTAGAGGTGCTAAAAAACCCAGCTTACGCACAGTGGCTAGTGGACAACGCCTACAAAGATTTAGAACGGCGGTTCAGTTGGACAAAGATAGCGAAACAGACAGAGGAAGTTTATCAGACAGTAGTGCAAGAGCGATCGCAAGTTCACTGGGCATAA
- a CDS encoding 2-phosphosulfolactate phosphatase, giving the protein MNTPIFSQHPYRCKLDWGQRGARQAAERGDIIVIVDTLSFSTAVACAVHHGGIVYPCSKTEDVAAFAQRISGEASVNRRDVPDKGRFSLSPLTYLGLESGTRIVLASPNGATCSRLSGQVSYLFTGALVNAAAVATAVSQVMSTTNLSVTVIACGEQWSIPSEEGQLRVAIEDYVGAGAILSYLEYEKSPEARVCEGSFRYIQNHLEETLWECGSARELRESGFEADVQHSLTLNLYDSVPVMRGEYFEKAYFKIN; this is encoded by the coding sequence ATGAACACTCCCATATTTTCCCAGCATCCGTACCGTTGCAAACTGGATTGGGGACAGAGGGGCGCTCGTCAGGCGGCAGAGAGAGGAGATATTATCGTCATTGTGGATACCCTCAGCTTCTCGACAGCGGTAGCGTGTGCAGTGCATCATGGCGGCATTGTCTATCCCTGTTCAAAAACTGAAGATGTAGCAGCCTTTGCACAGCGCATTAGTGGTGAAGCATCTGTGAATCGGAGAGACGTACCTGACAAGGGGCGTTTTTCGCTATCGCCTCTGACCTACCTGGGACTAGAGTCAGGAACACGAATCGTGCTAGCTTCCCCCAACGGAGCAACGTGCAGCCGCTTGTCTGGTCAGGTTTCTTACCTTTTCACGGGAGCATTAGTAAACGCAGCAGCCGTAGCTACAGCCGTGTCACAGGTTATGAGTACAACTAATCTATCTGTGACAGTCATTGCCTGCGGAGAACAGTGGTCAATACCTTCTGAGGAAGGGCAACTGCGCGTAGCAATCGAGGACTACGTGGGTGCAGGCGCAATCTTGTCTTATCTAGAATATGAAAAATCACCTGAAGCCCGTGTGTGTGAGGGTTCTTTCAGGTATATTCAAAACCATTTGGAGGAGACGCTTTGGGAGTGTGGAAGTGCGCGGGAACTGCGAGAGTCAGGATTTGAAGCCGACGTACAGCACTCCCTAACATTAAACCTGTACGATTCCGTACCCGTCATGCGAGGCGAGTATTTTGAAAAAGCCTACTTCAAAATCAACTGA
- a CDS encoding TIGR03960 family B12-binding radical SAM protein — translation MAIAIEKLLTPDIQKPARYLGNELGAVHKPWDAAAVRWVLTYPEIYEVGASNLGHIILYNILNAQLGQLCDRAYLPAPDLAAKLRETQTPLFAVESRRSLTDFDILGFSLSYELGATNILEMLDLAGIPLTWRERLETGDKSPNSSYPLIFAGGQTATSNPEPYADFFDFIALGDGEELLPEIGWVVERGKKAGLSREDLLLSLAQVPGVYVPQFYDMAPPSIPPQQGEDKELFISGSVHPNRPDVPKRVMRRVAAPMPAYSIGLVPFVETVHDRLTIEIRRGCTRGCRFCQPGMLTRPARDVEPEQVVEAIERGMRETGYNEFSLLSLSCSDYLSLPAVGMEVKNRLKDENISLSLPSQRVDRFDENISNIIGGTRQSGLTFAPEAGTQRMRDIINKGLTNAELLRGVKTAFEQGWDKIKLYFMIGLPGETDVDVLGIAETVRWLKQECRAEGRRWLNFNLTISNFTPKPHTPFQWHSVSTTEFKRKQKLLREEFRGMRGVKVNFTDVRLSAMEDFIGRGDRRLGEVLRRAWELGAGMDSWFDNVERAFAAWGEAIAQSNLTWKYRLVETGDWGLGTGNWGEETPNSQSSMPNAQLIDAPLPWDHIDTGIDKNWLKDDLKRALEAATVPDCSFEGCSHCGVCGIDFGHNIVVKPLPIPEFAGHFTPNQDRVQRLRVWFGKLGDMALVSHLDLVRLFDRAVRRAALPISFTGGFHPSPRISPASALTLGATSSGEIVDFELKERLDEESFRQRLAAQLPSDIPIYRVEDVDLKGTAATALLEKAEYLITVVTEGETQWLDWVEAIKAKDEILVEQTTKSGKIKQVNLRDRLFELEVKESQKHGGRREEEGVALRYVGSYCNDGTILRPEHLVSMLEQVAGREFQLLHSHRCQLILK, via the coding sequence GTGGCGATCGCAATCGAAAAGTTACTTACGCCAGACATACAGAAACCTGCTCGTTATCTGGGGAACGAGTTAGGAGCGGTACACAAACCTTGGGACGCAGCGGCGGTGCGCTGGGTTCTGACTTACCCAGAAATTTATGAGGTGGGTGCATCTAACCTTGGGCATATCATTCTCTACAATATTTTGAATGCTCAGCTAGGGCAACTGTGCGATCGCGCCTATTTACCAGCTCCCGACTTAGCGGCGAAGCTACGAGAAACACAAACGCCCCTGTTTGCTGTTGAGTCACGGCGCAGTCTCACAGACTTTGATATTTTAGGCTTTAGCCTCAGCTACGAACTCGGAGCCACCAACATCCTTGAAATGCTGGATTTGGCAGGAATCCCTTTGACGTGGCGCGAGAGACTAGAGACTGGGGACAAGTCCCCCAACTCCTCTTACCCGCTAATTTTCGCAGGGGGACAAACTGCAACATCGAATCCCGAACCCTACGCAGACTTTTTCGACTTTATTGCGCTGGGAGATGGCGAGGAACTGTTGCCAGAAATAGGCTGGGTAGTAGAACGCGGCAAAAAAGCCGGATTGAGTAGAGAAGACTTGCTGCTTTCTTTGGCACAAGTCCCCGGCGTTTACGTGCCTCAATTTTATGACATGGCACCCCCCTCAATCCCCCCGCAACAGGGGGAAGATAAGGAGCTTTTTATCAGTGGCTCAGTTCATCCCAACCGCCCAGACGTGCCAAAGCGGGTTATGCGGCGGGTTGCTGCACCCATGCCAGCTTATTCTATCGGCTTAGTTCCCTTCGTGGAGACAGTACACGATCGCTTGACGATAGAAATACGGCGCGGATGTACTCGCGGTTGCCGTTTTTGTCAACCAGGAATGTTGACTCGTCCGGCGCGGGACGTCGAACCAGAGCAAGTTGTCGAAGCAATTGAGCGGGGAATGCGGGAAACTGGGTATAACGAGTTTTCCCTATTGTCTCTCTCGTGTTCCGATTATCTGTCTCTGCCAGCTGTGGGGATGGAAGTCAAAAATCGCCTCAAAGATGAGAATATTTCCCTATCTTTACCGAGTCAGCGGGTAGACAGGTTTGATGAAAATATTTCCAATATCATCGGCGGTACGCGACAAAGTGGGCTAACTTTTGCACCGGAAGCTGGAACCCAGCGGATGCGGGATATTATCAACAAAGGGTTGACTAATGCCGAACTGCTGCGGGGTGTGAAAACGGCCTTCGAGCAGGGCTGGGATAAGATTAAGCTCTACTTTATGATCGGTTTGCCTGGGGAAACGGATGTTGATGTGCTGGGCATTGCCGAAACTGTACGCTGGCTAAAGCAAGAGTGTCGTGCCGAGGGCAGAAGGTGGCTGAATTTTAATCTGACAATCTCTAATTTTACGCCCAAGCCGCACACACCTTTTCAGTGGCACTCGGTATCAACAACTGAGTTTAAACGAAAGCAGAAACTTCTACGCGAGGAGTTTCGCGGGATGAGGGGGGTGAAGGTAAACTTCACAGATGTTCGGCTTTCGGCGATGGAAGATTTTATCGGACGGGGTGACAGGCGTTTAGGCGAGGTGTTACGTCGCGCCTGGGAATTGGGCGCGGGAATGGATTCCTGGTTCGATAATGTGGAACGGGCTTTTGCTGCTTGGGGAGAAGCGATCGCGCAATCTAATCTAACCTGGAAATATCGCCTAGTGGAAACTGGGGACTGGGGACTAGGAACTGGAAACTGGGGAGAAGAAACTCCCAATTCCCAGTCGTCTATGCCTAATGCCCAATTAATAGATGCGCCTCTCCCTTGGGATCATATAGATACGGGAATTGATAAAAACTGGCTCAAAGATGATCTCAAACGCGCGCTAGAGGCGGCGACGGTTCCAGATTGCTCTTTTGAAGGTTGTTCTCACTGTGGCGTTTGCGGTATTGACTTTGGTCACAATATTGTGGTAAAGCCATTGCCGATTCCGGAATTTGCCGGACACTTCACGCCAAATCAAGACCGGGTGCAGCGTTTGCGAGTCTGGTTTGGGAAGCTGGGTGATATGGCGCTGGTGAGTCATTTGGATTTGGTGCGCCTATTTGACCGGGCGGTGCGACGGGCGGCTTTACCGATTTCTTTCACTGGTGGGTTTCATCCTAGTCCTCGAATTTCTCCTGCTAGTGCGCTGACTCTAGGTGCGACTAGCAGTGGCGAGATTGTGGATTTTGAGTTGAAAGAAAGGCTGGATGAGGAATCTTTCCGCCAGAGGTTAGCTGCACAGTTACCTTCAGATATTCCGATTTATCGGGTGGAAGATGTTGATCTCAAGGGGACTGCGGCGACTGCGCTGCTGGAGAAGGCGGAGTATTTGATTACGGTGGTGACTGAGGGTGAAACTCAGTGGCTAGATTGGGTGGAGGCGATTAAGGCTAAAGACGAGATTTTGGTAGAGCAAACTACGAAGTCTGGGAAGATTAAACAGGTGAATCTGCGCGATCGCTTGTTTGAGTTGGAGGTTAAGGAATCGCAGAAGCACGGAGGGCGCAGAGAGGAGGAAGGAGTTGCTTTGCGTTATGTGGGTAGTTATTGCAATGATGGAACTATCTTAAGACCTGAACATCTTGTTTCTATGTTGGAACAAGTAGCAGGCCGGGAGTTTCAACTTTTGCACAGTCATCGCTGTCAGTTGATTTTGAAGTAG
- a CDS encoding STAS domain-containing protein, with protein MQSTLVRLNITVVCPQGHVNASNAVELQGELTAAVSSEQSIVLVDMAGVDLLDSAGLMALVSAHRLAHKLNRQFGLCSVSPSIRMIFELAQLDGVFEIFENQSAFEAAQKV; from the coding sequence ATGCAAAGTACACTGGTCCGCTTAAACATTACGGTTGTTTGCCCCCAAGGTCACGTAAATGCTTCCAACGCGGTAGAGCTTCAAGGTGAACTGACAGCGGCGGTTTCCTCTGAACAGTCCATAGTGTTAGTTGATATGGCTGGAGTGGATCTTTTGGATAGTGCTGGACTCATGGCGTTAGTATCCGCTCACCGTTTAGCTCATAAATTAAATCGGCAGTTTGGACTCTGCTCGGTTTCGCCCTCGATTCGGATGATTTTTGAGCTGGCTCAACTTGACGGTGTATTTGAAATTTTTGAAAATCAGTCAGCATTTGAAGCAGCTCAAAAAGTCTAG